One Thalassotalea hakodatensis DNA segment encodes these proteins:
- the rsmA gene encoding 16S rRNA (adenine(1518)-N(6)/adenine(1519)-N(6))-dimethyltransferase RsmA, translating to MSKNSHLGHQARKRFGQNFLHDQAIISQIVDAINPEPGENLVEIGPGLGALTEPVIERAGDISVVELDRDLAHRLRHHPFLAKHLTIYEQDALKFDFTSICKADKPLKIFGNLPYNISTPLIFHLLSFRDAVKDMHFMLQKEVVERMAASPNSKTYGRLSIMTQYQCQVIPVMEIGPEAFQPPPKVDSAIVRLVPHKEIANPVKKLSALNQVCLTAFNQRRKTIRNSFKKLIDVDAIESLGIDASLRPENISLDQYIALANYLVDHPSNDQ from the coding sequence ATGAGTAAAAATAGCCATTTAGGTCATCAAGCCAGAAAACGTTTCGGGCAAAACTTTCTTCATGATCAAGCAATTATCAGCCAAATTGTTGATGCTATTAATCCTGAGCCCGGTGAAAACCTGGTAGAAATTGGCCCCGGTTTAGGCGCTCTTACAGAACCTGTGATAGAACGAGCTGGTGATATTTCCGTCGTAGAACTTGATCGGGATTTAGCGCATCGATTAAGACATCACCCATTTCTAGCCAAGCACCTAACCATTTACGAGCAAGATGCACTAAAATTTGATTTTACCTCGATTTGTAAAGCAGATAAGCCGTTAAAAATCTTTGGCAATCTTCCATACAATATCTCTACACCACTTATCTTTCATTTGCTTAGCTTTCGCGATGCAGTAAAAGACATGCATTTTATGCTACAAAAAGAGGTTGTAGAAAGAATGGCCGCGAGCCCTAATAGCAAAACATACGGCCGACTTTCCATCATGACTCAATATCAGTGTCAAGTTATTCCTGTGATGGAAATTGGCCCAGAAGCTTTTCAACCACCACCAAAGGTTGATTCAGCAATTGTACGTTTAGTGCCTCACAAAGAAATAGCCAACCCTGTAAAAAAATTGTCAGCATTAAACCAAGTGTGCCTTACTGCTTTTAACCAACGTCGAAAAACAATTCGTAACAGCTTTAAAAAACTTATTGACGTTGACGCGATTGAATCGTTAGGGATTGACGCAAGTTTACGTCCAGAAAATATATCATTAGATCAATATATCGCCTTAGCCAATTATTTAGTTGACCACCCAAGCAATGACCAATAA
- the pdxA gene encoding 4-hydroxythreonine-4-phosphate dehydrogenase PdxA, with the protein MVNRIAVTPGEPAGIGPDLMIQIAQQDWPVQIVVVASLTLMEARAKELNIDIEFLAYNEDQPAITHQAGTMTILPVELEAPCITGQLNPANGHYVVETLRIACEKNISGDFDAVVTGPVHKGLINKAGIAFSGHTEYFAHQANCSDVVMMLATEGLRVALVTTHIPLAYVSKAITHERLQKVTQILHHDLIEKFGIESPRIYVCGINPHAGEDGHLGREEIDIMNPALDELREQGMNLIGPLPADTIFHEKYLQDADAILTMFHDQGLPVLKYKGFGNSVNITLGLPFIRTSVDHGTAVELAGTNQADPGSFRQAISTAIELANNHNSRK; encoded by the coding sequence ATGGTAAATCGTATCGCGGTAACGCCAGGAGAACCTGCTGGCATAGGTCCAGATTTGATGATCCAAATTGCCCAACAGGATTGGCCAGTGCAGATCGTCGTTGTTGCTTCTCTAACACTTATGGAAGCACGCGCAAAAGAACTCAATATTGATATTGAATTCTTAGCATACAACGAAGACCAACCAGCAATAACACATCAAGCCGGAACGATGACTATTTTACCTGTTGAACTGGAAGCGCCTTGCATTACCGGACAACTAAACCCTGCCAATGGACACTATGTTGTTGAAACCCTACGCATTGCTTGTGAAAAAAACATCAGTGGCGATTTTGACGCTGTAGTCACGGGGCCTGTTCATAAAGGGCTGATCAACAAAGCTGGTATTGCTTTTAGCGGCCATACTGAATACTTTGCGCATCAAGCAAATTGTTCTGATGTCGTTATGATGTTAGCAACAGAAGGACTACGTGTTGCACTGGTAACAACACATATTCCGCTTGCTTATGTCTCAAAAGCTATTACCCATGAACGTCTGCAGAAAGTTACCCAAATTCTGCATCACGATTTAATTGAAAAATTTGGGATAGAATCTCCGAGAATTTATGTTTGTGGCATTAACCCCCATGCAGGTGAAGATGGTCATTTAGGTCGAGAAGAAATTGATATAATGAACCCCGCTCTAGATGAACTTCGCGAGCAAGGCATGAACCTAATAGGCCCACTACCTGCTGATACAATTTTTCACGAAAAATATTTACAAGACGCCGACGCCATTTTAACCATGTTTCACGATCAAGGCTTGCCGGTATTAAAATATAAAGGCTTTGGCAATTCAGTCAACATTACACTAGGCTTACCTTTTATAAGAACGTCTGTAGATCATGGTACAGCCGTTGAATTAGCAGGTACAAATCAGGCAGACCCAGGTAGTTTTCGCCAAGCAATTTCGACAGCCATTGAACTTGCTAACAATCATAATTCAAGAAAATAG
- the surA gene encoding peptidylprolyl isomerase SurA has protein sequence MKTIFKSFVLACAFIGSYASAQEVKLDSVAVIVNDGVVLESEIQDFLSKIKQQAAKKNQTLPSDKALRVQVTGKLIDDNLVAQLGERMGIQISDAQLDETILSIAQDNNLTLEQFRQSIISEGLDYEKYRENARQELISGEVTRNSVRRRIYISPQEVTNLLAVMKEQTNNDVEYRLGHILIEFPSEPSQDDINAAKIRAEKVLKLLNDGSDFTRIAIASSGGSNALEGGDLGWRSINELPTLFSELVDGKDKGTILGPIRTGLGFSIVKIQDIRGRQVMEVEEVNSRHILIEPTIILSEAKAKETLEKLREKIVSGEADFAELAKEYSDGPTSVKGGELGWTDPKSFDPAFSNTLAKLEVNELSQPFRSSFGWHLAELTGRRTLDATQQMNENRVYQVLYKRKYSMESARWLKEMRDEAYIEILE, from the coding sequence ATGAAAACCATATTTAAATCTTTTGTATTGGCTTGTGCCTTTATTGGCAGCTATGCATCAGCTCAAGAAGTAAAACTAGATAGCGTCGCCGTAATTGTTAATGACGGTGTGGTGTTAGAATCAGAAATTCAAGATTTTCTAAGTAAGATTAAACAACAAGCGGCAAAGAAAAATCAAACATTGCCAAGTGATAAAGCGTTACGTGTGCAAGTCACTGGAAAATTAATTGATGACAACCTCGTGGCACAATTAGGTGAGCGTATGGGTATACAAATAAGTGATGCTCAACTCGATGAAACCATACTGTCAATTGCGCAAGATAATAATTTAACCTTAGAGCAATTTCGTCAATCAATTATCAGTGAAGGTTTAGATTATGAAAAATACCGTGAAAATGCTCGCCAAGAACTTATTAGTGGTGAAGTAACACGAAACTCTGTACGTCGCCGCATTTATATTTCACCACAAGAAGTCACCAACTTACTTGCTGTGATGAAAGAACAAACCAATAATGACGTTGAGTATCGCTTAGGACACATTTTAATTGAATTTCCGTCTGAGCCTTCGCAAGATGACATAAATGCCGCAAAGATCCGTGCAGAAAAAGTGCTAAAACTACTAAATGACGGTTCTGATTTTACCCGCATTGCCATCGCGTCTTCAGGCGGTTCAAATGCCTTAGAAGGTGGTGATTTAGGTTGGCGTAGTATCAATGAATTACCAACCCTGTTTTCTGAGCTTGTTGACGGTAAAGATAAAGGCACCATATTAGGCCCAATTAGAACAGGACTAGGCTTTAGTATCGTAAAAATTCAAGATATTCGTGGACGCCAAGTCATGGAGGTTGAAGAGGTCAACTCAAGACACATCTTGATTGAGCCCACTATTATTCTAAGTGAAGCTAAAGCCAAAGAAACCTTAGAAAAACTTCGTGAAAAAATTGTTTCAGGCGAAGCAGATTTTGCAGAACTGGCAAAAGAATATTCTGATGGCCCAACGTCAGTAAAAGGTGGTGAATTAGGCTGGACAGATCCAAAATCATTTGACCCTGCATTTTCAAACACCCTAGCAAAGCTCGAAGTAAATGAATTATCGCAACCCTTTCGTTCTTCGTTTGGCTGGCATTTGGCAGAGTTAACCGGTAGAAGAACGTTAGACGCAACTCAACAAATGAATGAAAATCGCGTTTATCAAGTGCTATACAAACGTAAATATTCAATGGAAAGTGCTCGTTGGTTAAAAGAAATGCGCGACGAAGCTTATATCGAGATACTGGAGTAA
- the lptD gene encoding LPS assembly protein LptD: MHFLRTLLVISTTYFFPLNVLAQTADSIQNINASCPLPTYPTIVDGSETLNSDTYNIWSKSTHIKREKFAKFIGGVTLSGQGQAISADELFVDRTTSALSATGNIHFQNPTVDIFASSLDASKSQNYTELTQSSYQLAGNPGHGSAGNIRITGDGTLTLVDSNFTTCYGEVPDWQIQASEISISLDENHGEAYNARFKLFGVPVFYVPYFSFPVSNERKSGFLYPKFSSSQRTGFQFESPFYWNIAPNMDATITPRYMSKRGLQLLTEFRYLSGQQNGQLNIEYLNKDDELNNDDKRYLARIQHVGTISENIRAYVDYTTISDDNYLVDIKSEQYNSNDAYLYQIGEIAYFSDNWFTKLQLQDFEVLGEHQTSYQTLPHIEFSHFTPLNFYHAEFDIYSEITRFTSNNLALPEADRYHFEAGLTLPISTPAWFLNSELRVLQTNYHQTRTEAFNRLEKSVNRTLPKIRLHGGMNFDRDITYFDQAFTQTLEPQLQYLYIPDEDQSAIGVYDTTTLQDDYDGLFRDRRFSGLDRIAQANQYSWGITSRLLDNDNTEKFRLSVGRIVYLNDTHVSHNNQQIASSGESALASELYLSLNRNWQFSSDIQYNTKENSTNRSQSSLDYIFDNNNTIQLNHRYSKNVSGSKLEQVSLLTSVAVNKNWQFVGRVTQDLKDKRSLESYAGLQYESCCWAVRFAFHRHINSNIDEQNQFQQNRDEFDSGFMIQFIIKGLGGNRQPIDTTEMFNNSIFGYKRPYFLNN, from the coding sequence ATGCATTTTCTCCGGACATTGTTGGTCATATCAACGACATATTTTTTTCCTTTAAACGTGTTAGCGCAAACTGCTGATTCCATACAAAATATCAATGCTAGCTGCCCGCTTCCAACTTACCCTACCATTGTTGATGGTTCGGAAACATTAAACAGCGACACCTATAACATATGGTCAAAATCTACGCATATTAAGCGAGAAAAATTTGCCAAATTTATCGGTGGAGTAACACTTTCAGGACAAGGACAAGCCATTTCAGCTGATGAACTATTTGTTGATAGAACAACTTCTGCGTTGTCGGCTACCGGTAATATTCACTTTCAAAACCCAACGGTTGATATTTTTGCCTCATCGTTAGATGCTAGCAAATCACAAAACTATACCGAGTTAACGCAAAGTTCTTACCAACTGGCAGGTAATCCAGGTCACGGTAGTGCTGGTAATATTAGAATCACCGGCGATGGTACTTTAACGTTAGTTGACTCTAATTTTACTACTTGTTATGGCGAGGTGCCTGATTGGCAAATTCAAGCCAGCGAAATCAGTATTTCACTCGATGAAAACCACGGTGAAGCCTACAACGCTCGCTTTAAACTATTCGGCGTTCCTGTTTTTTATGTGCCGTACTTTTCATTTCCTGTTTCGAATGAACGTAAATCGGGTTTTCTCTATCCGAAATTTTCTTCTTCACAACGTACCGGCTTTCAATTTGAATCACCTTTTTATTGGAATATTGCCCCTAATATGGACGCCACTATCACGCCGAGATACATGTCTAAACGTGGCCTGCAACTATTAACTGAATTCCGATATTTATCAGGCCAGCAAAATGGTCAATTAAATATTGAATACTTAAATAAAGATGATGAATTAAATAATGACGACAAACGCTATTTAGCACGTATTCAACATGTAGGGACTATTTCTGAAAACATTCGTGCTTACGTTGATTACACTACAATTAGTGACGACAACTACCTTGTGGATATAAAAAGCGAGCAATACAATTCAAACGATGCCTACTTGTATCAAATAGGAGAAATCGCATATTTCAGCGATAACTGGTTTACCAAACTGCAACTTCAAGATTTTGAAGTATTAGGTGAACACCAAACGAGTTATCAAACCCTACCCCATATTGAGTTTAGCCATTTTACTCCTCTTAACTTTTATCATGCCGAATTTGATATTTATTCTGAAATTACCCGATTTACGTCAAATAATCTAGCATTGCCTGAAGCAGACAGATATCATTTTGAAGCGGGCCTCACGTTACCGATTTCAACACCTGCATGGTTTCTTAACTCTGAACTGAGAGTGTTACAAACCAACTACCATCAAACCCGAACAGAGGCATTTAATCGTTTAGAAAAATCAGTGAATAGAACCTTGCCTAAAATTCGCTTACATGGTGGAATGAACTTTGACCGTGATATTACCTATTTCGATCAAGCTTTCACCCAAACCCTAGAACCACAATTACAATATTTATACATTCCAGATGAAGATCAATCTGCAATTGGCGTTTACGATACAACAACATTGCAAGATGACTATGATGGCCTTTTTCGGGATAGACGCTTTAGTGGTTTAGACAGAATTGCACAAGCAAATCAGTATTCATGGGGTATCACCAGTCGTTTGCTCGATAATGACAATACAGAAAAGTTTAGATTAAGTGTCGGTCGCATTGTTTACTTAAATGATACCCATGTTAGCCACAACAACCAGCAAATCGCCTCATCAGGTGAATCAGCACTAGCCAGTGAATTGTACTTAAGTTTGAATAGAAATTGGCAATTTAGTAGCGACATTCAATACAACACAAAAGAAAACTCAACCAATCGAAGCCAAAGCTCGTTAGATTATATTTTTGACAATAATAATACAATTCAATTGAACCATCGCTATAGCAAAAATGTCTCAGGTAGCAAGCTTGAACAAGTTTCGTTACTGACAAGTGTCGCAGTAAATAAAAACTGGCAGTTTGTGGGGCGTGTGACACAAGATTTAAAAGATAAACGAAGCTTAGAAAGTTATGCTGGGTTACAATATGAAAGCTGTTGCTGGGCGGTTCGCTTTGCTTTTCACCGACATATTAACTCAAATATTGATGAGCAAAATCAATTTCAGCAAAACCGCGATGAATTTGATAGTGGATTCATGATACAGTTCATCATAAAAGGATTAGGCGGTAACAGACAACCAATAGACACAACTGAAATGTTTAACAACAGTATCTTTGGTTACAAACGCCCTTATTTTCTCAACAATTAA